From a region of the Candidatus Deferrimicrobium sp. genome:
- a CDS encoding MlaD family protein: MGKQASKTAIGVFVIGAVALAVAGVMVFGSGKFFSEQVRYVMFFDGSLKGLQVGSPVVMNGVKIGQVTDIYMMVDPSSLKFYTPVYVEIEPDKFRVAGREKATIREFMSTKYRFYEQLRRKGMKAQLVLQSFVTGQLWVNLGFYPDKPVRLVGLVKDVPEIPTVPTALEEMQKTIENVPIKEIAGKLDNVITGIDRIVHSPELQRTFANLERATGSIDRLAKRVDSQVEPLSADARRTLGEVRGTLDEANKTLASAQGALAQAEKTLAAKEGVPGQVAESLLATLSSARSSLEESRKALVEVQGLTSQSAYLGYEVGTTLEEMRSLSRSMQSLTDYLGRHPESLIRGKSLDKGDAR; the protein is encoded by the coding sequence ATGGGAAAGCAGGCGAGCAAGACAGCGATCGGAGTCTTCGTCATCGGGGCGGTCGCCTTGGCGGTCGCGGGGGTTATGGTGTTCGGTTCCGGAAAGTTCTTTTCGGAACAGGTGCGGTACGTGATGTTCTTCGACGGATCGCTGAAGGGCCTGCAGGTGGGTTCCCCCGTGGTGATGAACGGCGTCAAGATCGGCCAGGTGACGGACATCTACATGATGGTCGATCCTTCATCGCTCAAGTTTTACACGCCCGTGTACGTAGAAATCGAGCCGGACAAGTTCCGGGTCGCCGGGCGGGAAAAAGCGACGATCAGGGAATTCATGAGTACGAAGTACAGGTTTTATGAACAGTTACGGCGCAAGGGAATGAAAGCCCAGCTCGTGCTGCAGAGTTTCGTCACCGGGCAGCTGTGGGTCAACCTGGGGTTTTACCCCGACAAGCCGGTTCGGCTGGTCGGACTGGTCAAGGACGTCCCCGAGATTCCCACGGTCCCCACCGCCCTCGAGGAGATGCAGAAGACGATCGAGAACGTGCCGATAAAGGAGATCGCCGGAAAGCTGGACAACGTGATCACCGGGATCGACCGGATCGTGCACTCCCCCGAGCTGCAACGGACCTTCGCCAACCTGGAAAGAGCAACCGGGAGCATCGACCGGCTGGCGAAACGGGTGGACTCCCAAGTGGAACCGCTCTCGGCTGATGCCCGGCGCACGCTGGGAGAGGTGCGGGGGACCCTGGACGAGGCGAACAAAACCCTGGCTTCCGCCCAGGGAGCCCTTGCCCAGGCGGAAAAGACCCTGGCAGCCAAGGAGGGTGTCCCCGGGCAGGTCGCCGAGAGCCTTCTTGCGACCCTCTCTTCCGCACGAAGCTCCCTGGAGGAGAGTCGCAAGGCCCTCGTGGAGGTGCAGGGGCTCACCTCCCAGAGCGCCTACCTGGGGTACGAGGTCGGGACGACCCTGGAAGAGATGAGATCGCTCTCCCGCTCCATGCAGTCCCTGACGGATTACCTGGGACGGCACCCGGAATCGCTGATCCGGGGGAAATCTCTCGACAAAGGAGATGCCCGTTGA
- a CDS encoding PqiC family protein: MIPSPFRRTIAPLLAVCLVFLAGCAGTTPSRFYTLTPVKAADTPASGVPFEGGSLLAVGPVRLPDYLDRPQIMTRSEGNEIRMHETERWAGSLEGDVARVLIENLSVLLAGRNVAVVRWTSAMQSMAPFRNRLGVDVLRFEGSVGGEVVLKARYSLFGPDGRKVISAGESIVREPVGGTDYGALTAAMSRALAAFSREVAAAIPAR; encoded by the coding sequence TTGATCCCTTCTCCCTTTCGCAGAACGATCGCGCCGCTCCTCGCGGTCTGCCTCGTATTCCTCGCCGGATGCGCCGGCACCACACCATCGAGGTTCTACACCCTGACCCCCGTGAAAGCGGCCGACACGCCCGCCTCGGGCGTCCCGTTCGAGGGGGGATCTCTCCTCGCAGTGGGACCGGTGCGGCTCCCCGATTACCTGGACCGCCCTCAGATCATGACGCGTTCGGAGGGGAACGAGATCCGCATGCACGAGACGGAGCGGTGGGCAGGCTCCCTCGAGGGAGACGTCGCCCGGGTACTGATCGAGAACCTCTCCGTCCTCCTCGCCGGAAGGAACGTGGCCGTGGTGCGATGGACATCGGCGATGCAGTCCATGGCCCCGTTCCGAAACCGGTTGGGAGTGGATGTCCTGCGGTTCGAGGGTTCCGTGGGAGGGGAGGTGGTCCTGAAGGCACGGTACTCCCTGTTCGGACCGGATGGTAGGAAGGTGATCTCCGCGGGAGAGTCGATCGTCCGGGAACCGGTGGGGGGGACGGATTACGGGGCGCTGACGGCCGCGATGAGCCGGGCGCTGGCGGCCTTCAGCCGTGAGGTCGCCGCGGCGATCCCGGCCCGGTAG
- a CDS encoding DUF6982 domain-containing protein yields the protein MEPSKIVARYRDGRTLKGTTQNFFPNKPVFHVNRHGGTGPGDITEVSLDDLKAIFFVRDFTGNAKHVERKQLTPGERSQGRLMEVTCKDGEVIVGTTTGYDPKRPGFFLFPIDPSANNARVFMVNSAVQTARFL from the coding sequence ATGGAACCGTCCAAAATCGTTGCCCGGTATCGGGACGGGAGAACCTTGAAGGGCACCACGCAGAACTTTTTCCCCAACAAGCCGGTTTTTCACGTTAATCGCCATGGAGGAACCGGCCCCGGGGACATCACCGAGGTAAGCCTCGACGACCTGAAGGCGATCTTCTTCGTCCGGGATTTCACGGGGAACGCGAAGCATGTCGAAAGAAAGCAATTGACTCCCGGGGAACGATCGCAGGGCCGGCTGATGGAGGTCACCTGCAAGGACGGCGAGGTCATCGTGGGGACGACGACCGGCTACGACCCGAAGCGTCCCGGATTTTTCCTGTTCCCGATCGACCCGTCGGCCAACAACGCGCGGGTCTTCATGGTGAACAGCGCCGTCCAAACCGCCCGGTTCCTCTGA